One Hordeum vulgare subsp. vulgare chromosome 4H, MorexV3_pseudomolecules_assembly, whole genome shotgun sequence DNA window includes the following coding sequences:
- the LOC123448090 gene encoding coiled-coil domain-containing protein SCD2-like, with protein MDAGRAGARRPRPAAAASDPRRAAAAREAMLRMEEVMLAHAGSAGEFSMIIEAPLPNLQRYRRNPTPPAAPSSGSPSRRRGGPHDAGSRDDVPTRLRREGSVTEDIGSARGVRGGEDMGYADDARSRRGTLDARAARPASAGGPEEETEAPVRLRDPRRERGRVSAPPARIVEVQPDVEAVMEEETPLQQLSRGARSSSADRRVEAAVEAEAMAARPSSRGSRREGTGSGENAIVAEPAVEVEADVESVGWSSSHGSEDGREEAVPLAKPLESIITGGRSRSNSPAISRNGVDSGVANRAQSTGRSSFVPPVGANVRPVQAVEVPNGTPRERRTIYPDPTFAQSGRSRDSHDSSTLTEEVEMLKDENVNLLEKLGLAEEKFRQSEARTRELEKQVANLGDGLSMEVKLMKRREEMLVRKEQEIRKALISKNDKSEEITTLQQQLQSASEKAAVSERKLNEAESETKALRTMTQRIILSKEEMEEVVMKRCWLARYWGLAVQYGIYPDISMSKYEYWSSFAPLPLEYVTSAGLRAKDGGSNDLEETDMLVHDLTATAGEGNIETMLAVDKGLKELAFLKVEDAVLIALAQHHRPNVAELSDPDIKSSGDEKFTEAFDLSKEEEEDVLFKQAWLMYFWRRAKTHNVEEDIAEERLQMWVDRHGQQPTSHDAVDVEQGIHELRKLGIEQLLWEFSRQEVNVAERELSDAEDDLT; from the exons ATGGACGCAGGCCGGGCCGGCGCCCGGAGGCCACGACCCGCCGCTGCCGCGTCGGATCCCCGGCGGGCAGCTGCGGCGCGGGAGGCGATGTTGCGCATGGAGGAGGTCATGCTGGCCCACGCGGGCTCGGCGGGCGAGTTCAGCATGATCATCGAAGCTCCGCTCCCCAACCTCCAGCGCTACCGCCGCAACCCGACGCCTCCTGCGGCCCCGTCGTCGGGCTCTCCCTCGCGGAGGCGCGGCGGGCCTCATGACGCCGGCTCCAGGGACGACGTCCCCACGCGATTGCGGCGCGAGGGAAGCGTGACCGAGGACATCGGCAGCGCTCGGGGGGTACGCGGTGGGGAGGACATGGGCTACGCGGACGACGCGCGCTCGCGGCGCGGCACCTTGGACGCTCGAGCGGCGCGGCCTGCAAGCGCTGGCGGCCCGGAGGAAGAGACGGAGGCGCCGGTGCGGTTGAGAGACCCGCGGAGGGAGAGGGGCCGTGTCAGCGCGCCTCCGGCGAGGATCGTCGAGGTGCAGCCAGACGTTGAGGCGGTCATGGAGGAGGAGACGCCACTCCAGCAGTTGTCGCGCGGAGCGCGGAGTTCGAGCGCGGATAGGCGCGTGGAAGCGGCAGTGGAGGCGGAGGCGATGGCCGCAAGACCATCAAGCCGAGGATCGAGGCGGGAGGGCACTGGCAGTGGGGAGAATGCTATTGTTGCCGAGCCGGCGGTGGAAGTGGAGGCCGATGTGGAGAGTGTCGGGTGGAGTAGCAGCCATGGGAGTGAGGATGGAAGGGAGGAGGCGGTGCCGTTGGCAAAGCCGCTGGAGTCAATAATCACCGGAGGCCGTAGCAGGAGCAACTCACCGGCCATAA GTCGGAACGGTGTGGACTCTGGTGTAGCAAATCGTGCACAATCAACAGGAAGGTCAAGTTTTGTACCACCTGTTGGGGCTAATGTGAGGCCTGTACAAGCTGTGGAGGTGCCCAATGGGACACCTAGAGAAAGAAG GACAATCTATCCAGATCCTACTTTTGCGCAGTCCGGTCGATCAAGAGATTCACATGACAGTTCAACACTAACAGAAGAG GTTGAGATGCTCAAAGATGAGAATGTGAATCTTTTGGAAAAG cTTGGACTAGCAGAAGAGAAATTTAGACAATCTGAAGCTCGGACAAGGGAGCTTGAGAAACAG GTTGCTAATCTTGGTGATGGATTATCTATGGAAGTTAAGCTTATGAAAAG GAGGGAGGAGATGCTAGTGAGAAAGGAG caagaaaTAAGGAAAGCTCTTATATCCAAGAATGATAAAAGCGAGGAAATCACCACTCTTCAACAACAGCTCCAG TCTGCAAGTGAAAAGGCTGCAGTTTCTGAGCGGAAACTCAACGAGGCTGAATCTGAAACGAAGGCCTTACGCACAATGACACAGAGGATAATCTTAAGCAAAGAAGAAATG GAAGAAGTTGTTATGAAGAGATGTTGGCTTGCCCGTTACTGGGGCTTGGCTGTCCAATATG GCATCTATCCAGACATCTCTATGTCAAAATATGAATACTGGTCTTCGTTTGCTCCTCTTCCCCTCGAGTATGTGACATCTGCTGGACTGAGAGCTAAGGATGGAGGGAGTAATGATTTGGAAGAAACAGACATGCTTGTTCATGATTTGACTGCCACAGCAGGAGAAGGCAACATAGAAACAATGCTTGCTGTTGATAAGGGACTTAAAGAACTTGCCTTCCTAAAG GTTGAGGATGCTGTTCTTATTGCTCTTGCCCAACATCATCGTCCTAATGTTGCAGAGCTATCAGATCCAG ATATTAAATCATCCGGTGACGAAAAATTCACTGAGGCATTTG ACCTAAgcaaggaggaagaggaagatgtgTTGTTCAAGCAG GCATGGCTCATGTATTTCTGGAGAAGGGCTAAAACCCATAATGTGGAAGAGGATATCGCGGAGGAGCGACTGCAGATGTGGGTTGATCGACATGGGCAgcaaccaacttcacatgatgctGTAGATG TTGAGCAAGGGATACATGAACTGAGGAAGCTGGGAATCGAACAACTGCTGTGGGAATTCTCCCGCCAGGAGGTAAATGTTGCCGAACGTGAATTGTCCGATGCTGAGGATGATCTGACCTAG